A single region of the Lotus japonicus ecotype B-129 chromosome 4, LjGifu_v1.2 genome encodes:
- the LOC130713015 gene encoding uncharacterized protein LOC130713015 — protein sequence MAIDNLATIDVSKENWSIIAKGFKIHATVRKTLIYRFQSLLSEGRVYQILFSGVGESGRDFRSTSHPFKINFDIHTFVRLVPKKAINLNPYNFVPISDIMFKDLYTSFLIDVIGILTGASAETEFEKDGTKQKRITIELDQDGVRVECAFFGKYVTEVVGYSLYC from the exons ATGGCTATCGACAATCTCGCCACCATCGATGTCTCAAAGGAGAACTGGTCTATTATTGCAAAG gGTTTTAAGATTCATGCTACGGTTAGGAAGACTCTTATATACCGATTCCAATCTTTGCTGAGTGAAGGACGTGTATATCAGATTTTGTTTTCtggtgttggtgaaagcggTCGTGATTTCCGTTCAACCTCGCAcccattcaagatcaactttgatattcatacaTTTGTGCGCTTGGTTCCCAAAAAGGCCATCAACTTAAACCCTTACAATTTTGTGCCAATATCTGATATAATGTTTAAGGACCTTTATACGTCTTTTCTTATAG ATGTGATTGGAATtctcactggtgcaagtgctgaaACTGAGTTTGAGAAAGATGGAACAAAGCAGAAAAGGATTACTATTGAACTTGACCAAGATGG AGTTCGGGTTGAATGCGCCTTTTTTGGAAAGTATGTTACTGAAGTCGTTGGTTATTCTCTTTATTGTTGA